A stretch of Cyanobacterium sp. HL-69 DNA encodes these proteins:
- the purE gene encoding 5-(carboxyamino)imidazole ribonucleotide mutase PurE produces the protein MKQETAQVGIIMGSDSDLPTMVSAIAICEQFEVPCEVEIVSAHRTPTKMVEYAQSAHKRGIKVIIAGAGGAAHLPGMVASLTPLPVIGVPVQTRQLKGLDSLYSIVQMPRGIPVATVAIGNAQNAGLLAIRILASEQPALLEKVQAYSEQLKEMVDGKQEELDKIGYQNYLQKYYK, from the coding sequence ATGAAACAAGAAACAGCCCAAGTAGGAATCATTATGGGTAGTGATTCTGATTTGCCTACCATGGTAAGTGCGATCGCCATTTGTGAACAATTTGAAGTACCCTGTGAAGTGGAAATAGTATCGGCCCATCGTACTCCCACAAAAATGGTAGAATACGCCCAGAGCGCCCATAAAAGAGGCATCAAAGTAATAATTGCAGGGGCAGGAGGTGCCGCCCATTTACCAGGTATGGTAGCCTCCCTAACTCCTTTACCCGTCATTGGAGTACCCGTACAAACTAGACAACTTAAAGGTTTAGACTCCCTTTACTCCATAGTGCAAATGCCCAGAGGGATTCCTGTGGCCACCGTTGCCATTGGCAACGCCCAAAATGCTGGTTTACTAGCCATCAGAATTTTAGCCTCAGAACAACCCGCATTATTGGAAAAAGTCCAAGCATATAGTGAGCAGTTAAAGGAAATGGTTGACGGTAAACAAGAGGAGTTGGACAAAATAGGTTATCAAAATTATCTACAAAAGTATTACAAATAA
- a CDS encoding Ubiquinone biosynthesis monooxygenase UbiB, whose product MTYSSFIASQRGQESDSILKYDPRAIARYYNNRPWLGLFRSLKIVTLFSVFVIQLYLDKIFNQEEKNKLKRAERLRKILTSLGAAFIKVGQALSTRPDLIKPDFLEELIKLQDQLPPFDNETAFDIMERELDMPVNQAYKEISPNPVAAASLGQVYRATLHTGEAVAVKVQRPKLLPVITLDLYLLRLGSKWIAPFLPLNLGHDLTLIVDEFGIKLFEEIDYVNEGRNAEKFAANFRDDDDVKVPHIYWRYTSHKVLTLEWINGCKLNDFDSIRAAGLDPSDIIKVGVTSGLRQLLEHGFFHADPHPGNLFAMADGRMAYIDFGMMDQLDEHTKETIASSIVQLINGDYEALARDFVDLGFLTADTDITPIIPALEKVLGNAVGQSVADFNFKTITDDFSELMYEYPFRVPAKFALIIRSLVTQEGLALSLNPDFKIVEVSFPYISRRLLTEESPAMRRRLLEVLFKDDKFQWERLENMIQIAKSDHKFDLLPTAGLGFQYLVSDEGDYLRRQIISALVEDDRLHTEEVRRLWQLVQGDLKPRKLFDVAVNAVKNFSLDLVQTGSN is encoded by the coding sequence GTGACATATTCATCATTTATAGCCTCACAACGGGGGCAGGAATCTGATTCTATCCTAAAATATGATCCAAGGGCGATCGCACGTTATTACAATAATCGTCCTTGGTTAGGGTTATTCCGTAGCCTAAAAATAGTTACCCTATTTAGCGTTTTTGTCATTCAATTATATTTAGACAAAATTTTTAATCAAGAAGAAAAAAATAAACTAAAAAGAGCCGAAAGACTCAGGAAAATTCTCACCTCCTTGGGCGCCGCCTTCATAAAAGTTGGTCAAGCCCTGTCCACTCGACCAGACTTAATCAAACCAGACTTTCTCGAAGAATTAATCAAACTACAAGACCAACTTCCTCCCTTTGATAACGAAACCGCCTTTGATATAATGGAAAGAGAGCTTGATATGCCCGTGAATCAAGCCTACAAAGAAATTTCCCCCAATCCAGTGGCAGCAGCTAGTTTAGGGCAAGTATATCGAGCCACCCTGCACACAGGGGAAGCCGTCGCAGTCAAAGTACAGCGACCAAAACTGCTACCCGTTATCACCCTCGATTTATATTTACTCAGACTAGGTTCAAAATGGATAGCCCCCTTTTTACCCTTAAATCTAGGTCACGATTTAACCCTCATAGTGGATGAATTTGGAATCAAACTATTTGAAGAAATCGACTACGTCAACGAAGGCAGAAACGCCGAAAAATTTGCCGCTAACTTCAGAGATGACGATGATGTAAAAGTTCCCCATATCTACTGGCGTTATACTAGTCACAAAGTATTAACCCTCGAATGGATAAACGGTTGTAAACTAAACGACTTTGATAGCATTCGAGCCGCAGGATTAGACCCTAGTGATATTATCAAAGTAGGCGTTACTTCAGGTTTAAGGCAATTATTAGAACATGGATTTTTCCATGCTGACCCCCATCCAGGTAATCTTTTTGCCATGGCAGATGGTAGAATGGCGTACATAGACTTTGGCATGATGGATCAACTAGATGAACATACCAAGGAAACCATCGCTTCATCCATTGTACAGTTGATTAACGGTGACTATGAAGCCCTTGCTAGAGACTTTGTGGATTTAGGCTTTTTAACCGCTGATACTGATATTACCCCCATTATTCCCGCCCTCGAAAAAGTATTGGGCAACGCCGTGGGGCAAAGTGTGGCTGACTTCAACTTTAAAACCATCACCGACGATTTTTCTGAGTTGATGTATGAGTATCCTTTCCGTGTACCAGCGAAATTTGCTCTGATTATTCGCTCTCTTGTTACCCAAGAGGGGTTAGCCCTCAGCCTCAATCCTGACTTTAAAATTGTTGAGGTATCTTTCCCTTATATTTCCCGTCGTTTATTAACCGAAGAATCCCCCGCCATGCGTCGCCGACTTTTGGAGGTATTATTTAAGGATGATAAATTCCAATGGGAAAGATTAGAGAATATGATTCAAATTGCTAAATCTGACCATAAATTTGACCTTTTGCCCACCGCAGGTTTAGGGTTTCAGTATCTAGTATCGGATGAAGGAGACTATTTACGCCGTCAAATTATTTCTGCTTTGGTAGAAGATGATAGGTTACACACCGAAGAGGTAAGAAGGTTGTGGCAACTGGTACAAGGGGATTTGAAGCCCCGTAAGTTGTTTGATGTCGCTGTAAATGCGGTCAAAAACTTTTCCCTTGATTTAGTTCAAACGGGTTCTAATTAA
- a CDS encoding putative membrane protein — protein sequence MPQFIITLVVTAVSMLVAEILLPGISIDTTLAALIGAFVFGIINAIIRPILVLFTLPFTILTLGLFLLIINAICFSLVGYFTPGFAVDGFFDALFGSIIVSFVSGFLDQFFKKDD from the coding sequence ATGCCACAGTTTATAATTACCCTCGTCGTCACAGCAGTATCCATGCTAGTTGCCGAGATACTTTTACCAGGAATATCCATTGATACAACCCTAGCTGCTTTAATCGGTGCTTTTGTTTTTGGTATTATCAATGCCATTATTCGTCCAATCCTAGTGCTTTTTACCCTACCTTTTACCATTCTTACCCTAGGGCTATTTTTATTGATTATTAATGCCATTTGCTTTTCCCTCGTCGGTTATTTTACCCCGGGGTTTGCCGTAGATGGTTTTTTTGATGCTTTATTTGGTTCAATTATTGTATCTTTTGTTAGTGGATTTTTAGATCAGTTTTTCAAAAAAGACGACTAA
- a CDS encoding Low-affinity CO2 hydration protein CphX, with the protein MVTTPIQPSQHPLAEYIYKFEQGDALLKDNPNNLLEVVGILKSYGVVLDKYSNNLNYIAKYQFLVLFPFFKYFNGDVSFSKLLKHWWHDRINYEYAEYCMRGMLWHGGGKLDEYVDSKEFKVNCDRAIKAKLKSNPFILGLNKIFPNFLLEQAKMSAYYAALGQFWRVMSDMFLSLSDRYDAGEINSIPDVVQHILDGLVADASRPITFEVDIKGEIYTIIPEEAGLTFLMETAVPYVEAVFFRGFPFLGTVSYNAQANQVPHGQEDFTYGALYADPLPVGSAGVPPTLLMQDMRHYIPDYLHSLYKNSLRGEDDLLVKICISFQKSMYCVTTAALQGLAPHPLGTKDEQEMLANRKFLEGWMNRFVSSCLVNVNTDVLKL; encoded by the coding sequence ATGGTCACTACTCCTATTCAACCATCACAACATCCTTTAGCTGAATATATCTACAAATTTGAGCAAGGAGATGCCCTTTTAAAAGATAATCCTAATAATCTTCTGGAAGTGGTGGGGATTCTTAAATCCTATGGTGTAGTATTAGATAAATATTCTAATAATCTCAACTATATTGCTAAATATCAGTTTTTGGTGCTATTCCCATTTTTTAAATATTTTAACGGGGATGTTTCTTTCTCCAAGTTACTCAAACATTGGTGGCACGATCGCATTAATTACGAATATGCAGAATATTGTATGCGAGGAATGCTCTGGCATGGAGGAGGAAAGTTAGATGAGTATGTAGATAGTAAAGAGTTTAAGGTTAATTGCGATCGCGCCATAAAAGCAAAATTAAAAAGTAATCCCTTCATCCTCGGATTAAACAAGATTTTTCCCAATTTTTTACTAGAACAAGCTAAGATGTCGGCATATTACGCCGCCCTAGGACAATTTTGGCGAGTAATGAGTGATATGTTCCTCAGTTTATCAGATCGTTATGATGCAGGGGAAATCAACTCTATTCCCGATGTGGTACAACACATTTTAGATGGCTTGGTTGCCGATGCCTCTCGCCCCATTACCTTTGAGGTGGACATAAAAGGGGAAATATATACCATCATTCCCGAAGAAGCAGGATTAACTTTTTTGATGGAAACAGCTGTGCCTTACGTAGAGGCGGTTTTCTTTCGTGGATTTCCTTTCTTAGGTACAGTTTCCTACAATGCCCAAGCCAATCAAGTACCCCATGGGCAGGAGGATTTTACCTATGGGGCTTTATATGCTGATCCTTTACCTGTAGGCAGTGCAGGGGTTCCACCCACTTTGTTAATGCAGGATATGCGTCACTATATCCCTGATTATCTCCATAGTTTATATAAAAATTCCTTGCGAGGGGAAGATGACTTGTTAGTTAAAATATGTATTAGTTTCCAAAAGTCTATGTATTGTGTAACCACCGCGGCCTTACAAGGTTTAGCACCCCATCCTTTAGGTACCAAGGATGAGCAAGAAATGTTGGCTAATCGCAAATTTTTGGAGGGTTGGATGAATCGTTTTGTTTCTTCCTGTCTCGTTAATGTTAATACCGATGTTTTAAAACTCTAA